One part of the Paraburkholderia flagellata genome encodes these proteins:
- the waaC gene encoding lipopolysaccharide heptosyltransferase I, whose amino-acid sequence MKRVLIVKVTSLGDIVEALPVVADVQRAFPGVKVDWAADESFADIVRWNAGVDRVLCAPLRRFKKARRWSDFKAIWASISELRAYQYDAIVDIHGVYKSAIIAFLARGRRRFGYLSQDLGERGAAFAYNGRFGPRPKCDAWHGMRISAGEALGYTVDTPPDFQMRVPRDGTALPAPDAPTALFFHATSKDEKKWPVDHWGELGNALIARGLRIELPWGSDNELATAREIAALIPGATVLPRLTVSQVAQRIEDCALVVGTDTGFVHLAHALIKPTVMVFVTTDAEHSGVRAPNRSISIGDGRHVPPVQVAIDAVDRIYPARDGGASSQASRVHAA is encoded by the coding sequence ATGAAACGAGTTTTGATTGTCAAAGTGACTTCGCTCGGCGACATCGTCGAGGCGCTCCCGGTCGTCGCCGACGTGCAGCGCGCCTTCCCAGGCGTCAAGGTCGATTGGGCCGCGGACGAGTCTTTCGCCGATATCGTGCGCTGGAACGCGGGCGTCGACCGCGTGCTCTGCGCGCCGCTGCGCCGCTTCAAGAAGGCGCGCCGCTGGAGCGACTTCAAGGCGATCTGGGCATCGATATCGGAACTTCGCGCCTACCAATACGACGCGATCGTCGACATTCACGGCGTCTACAAGAGCGCGATCATCGCGTTTCTCGCTCGCGGGCGACGTCGCTTCGGCTATCTCTCGCAGGACCTTGGCGAGCGCGGCGCGGCCTTCGCGTACAACGGCCGCTTCGGGCCGCGTCCGAAGTGCGACGCGTGGCACGGCATGCGCATCAGCGCGGGCGAGGCGCTTGGCTATACGGTCGATACGCCGCCCGACTTTCAGATGCGCGTTCCGCGCGACGGCACCGCGCTGCCAGCGCCTGACGCGCCCACGGCGCTGTTCTTTCACGCGACCTCGAAAGACGAGAAGAAATGGCCGGTCGACCATTGGGGCGAACTGGGCAATGCGTTGATCGCGCGTGGCCTGCGCATCGAACTGCCGTGGGGTTCCGATAACGAGCTAGCCACGGCGCGCGAGATCGCGGCGCTCATCCCCGGTGCGACGGTGCTGCCGCGCCTCACGGTTTCGCAGGTCGCACAGCGAATCGAAGATTGCGCGCTCGTGGTCGGCACCGACACGGGCTTCGTGCATCTCGCCCACGCGCTCATCAAGCCGACCGTGATGGTTTTCGTGACGACCGACGCCGAACACAGCGGCGTGCGTGCGCCCAATCGCTCGATCTCGATCGGTGATGGCCGTCACGTGCCGCCCGTGCAGGTAGCGATCGATGCTGTCGATCGCATCTACCCTGCGCGCGACGGCGGCGCTTCTTCGCAGGCATCGCGCGTTCACGCCGCTTGA
- the cytX gene encoding putative hydroxymethylpyrimidine transporter CytX yields MTQDSHAGEAGSTYAPNVPVPDARRQFRTGDAFALWFSLGIGLLVAQAGALLVPGLSLPHALVAIVIGSVIGVVLLALAGVIGTDTGLAAMSSLRPTLGVRGVSVPAVINMVQLVGWGSFEIIVMRDSADALAKQAFGLSMPLVWTVIFGVLATLLAVSGPLSFVRRFLRTWGIWLLLAGAAWLTWSLLVKQDLGALMRRPGTGEMPFGSAIDLVVAMPLSWLPLIADYTRFGRKAGETFRGTLFGYGIANLWFYALGAIYGLAAGGGDALLTTALAQAGGGFALLLVLIDEIDNAFADIHSAAVSTGTFWTRASVPWLSAAFGALCTLIGLVVPMAKYENFLLFIGSVFAPLFGVVLADHFIVRRRRIDPQALADLNGAYGYSGGWHVSAFVAWLVGFGAYQALNQWLPNLGATLPSLVIGALCYLVLAGRRRAAYA; encoded by the coding sequence ATGACTCAAGATTCGCACGCCGGCGAGGCCGGCTCCACCTACGCGCCGAACGTGCCCGTACCCGACGCGCGCCGCCAGTTCCGCACCGGCGACGCCTTTGCGCTGTGGTTTTCGCTCGGCATCGGTCTGCTGGTCGCGCAGGCGGGCGCGCTGCTCGTGCCGGGCCTGTCGCTGCCGCATGCGCTCGTGGCCATCGTCATCGGCAGCGTGATCGGCGTCGTGCTGCTCGCGCTCGCGGGCGTGATCGGCACGGACACGGGCCTCGCCGCCATGTCGTCGCTGCGCCCGACGCTCGGCGTTCGGGGCGTGTCGGTTCCGGCCGTCATCAACATGGTGCAGCTCGTGGGCTGGGGCTCGTTCGAGATCATCGTGATGCGCGATTCCGCCGATGCGCTCGCGAAGCAGGCCTTCGGCCTTTCGATGCCGCTCGTCTGGACCGTGATCTTCGGCGTGCTCGCCACGCTGCTCGCGGTGAGCGGCCCGCTCTCGTTCGTGCGGCGCTTCCTGCGCACGTGGGGCATCTGGCTGCTGCTCGCGGGCGCGGCCTGGCTCACGTGGAGCCTGCTCGTCAAGCAAGACCTGGGCGCGCTGATGCGCCGACCCGGCACGGGCGAAATGCCGTTTGGCAGCGCCATCGACCTCGTGGTGGCGATGCCGCTCTCGTGGCTGCCGCTTATCGCCGACTACACGCGTTTCGGCCGCAAAGCGGGCGAAACCTTCCGCGGCACGCTGTTCGGCTATGGCATCGCGAACCTCTGGTTCTATGCGCTCGGCGCCATTTATGGCCTCGCCGCGGGCGGCGGCGACGCGCTCCTCACCACGGCGCTCGCGCAGGCCGGCGGCGGCTTCGCGCTGCTGCTCGTGCTGATCGACGAAATCGACAATGCGTTCGCCGATATCCACTCGGCCGCCGTCTCGACCGGCACGTTCTGGACGCGCGCGAGCGTGCCCTGGCTCTCGGCGGCCTTCGGCGCGCTGTGCACGCTGATCGGCCTCGTCGTGCCGATGGCGAAATATGAGAACTTCCTGCTCTTCATCGGCTCGGTGTTCGCACCGCTCTTTGGCGTGGTGCTCGCCGATCACTTCATCGTGCGCCGCCGCCGTATCGACCCGCAGGCGCTCGCCGACCTGAACGGCGCGTATGGCTATTCGGGCGGCTGGCACGTGAGCGCGTTCGTCGCGTGGCTGGTCGGTTTCGGCGCGTATCAAGCGCTCAACCAGTGGCTGCCGAACCTCGGCGCGACGCTGCCGTCGCTCGTGATCGGTGCGCTGTGCTATCTCGTGCTCGCGGGGCGCCGGCGCGCGGCTTACGCTTAA
- the map gene encoding type I methionyl aminopeptidase produces MPITYKSADDLARLRISGRLAADVLAMIGEHVKPGVSTDDLDALCNDYIVNTLKAVPANVGYLGFPKTICTSVNSVVCHGIPNRGEVLKDGDIINIDVAVIKDGYFGDTSRMYCVGTPSTVGRQLIDTTYEAMLAGIRQVKPGATLGDVGNAIQKRAQSDGFSIVREYCGHGIGKVYHEEPQVLHYGQPGQGVRLKPGMVFTIEPMVNAGRAGTTVQRDGWTVVTKDRSLSAQWEHMIAVTDDGYELLTPWPDGTGAYEAP; encoded by the coding sequence ATGCCTATCACCTACAAGTCTGCCGACGATCTCGCCCGCCTGCGCATTTCGGGCCGGCTCGCCGCTGACGTGCTCGCGATGATCGGCGAGCACGTGAAGCCGGGCGTCTCCACCGACGACCTCGACGCCCTCTGCAACGACTACATCGTCAACACGCTAAAGGCAGTCCCGGCCAATGTCGGCTATCTGGGTTTTCCGAAGACGATCTGCACGTCCGTCAATTCCGTGGTCTGCCACGGTATTCCGAATCGCGGCGAGGTGCTCAAGGACGGCGACATCATCAACATCGACGTGGCCGTCATCAAGGACGGCTATTTCGGGGACACGAGCCGCATGTACTGTGTCGGCACGCCGAGCACGGTGGGCCGCCAGCTGATTGACACGACCTACGAAGCGATGCTTGCGGGCATCCGCCAGGTGAAGCCGGGGGCGACGCTCGGCGACGTTGGCAACGCCATCCAGAAGCGCGCTCAAAGTGACGGCTTTTCGATCGTGCGCGAGTATTGCGGCCACGGCATCGGCAAGGTCTACCACGAGGAGCCGCAGGTGCTGCACTACGGCCAGCCGGGGCAGGGCGTGCGCCTGAAACCGGGCATGGTTTTCACGATCGAGCCGATGGTCAACGCAGGCCGCGCCGGCACGACGGTGCAGCGTGACGGCTGGACGGTCGTCACCAAGGACCGCTCGCTCTCGGCGCAGTGGGAGCACATGATCGCGGTCACCGACGACGGCTACGAACTGCTCACGCCCTGGCCGGACGGCACAGGCGCTTACGAGGCCCCGTGA
- the minE gene encoding cell division topological specificity factor MinE gives MSFLSFFLGEKKKSASVAKERLQLIIAHERAGGHPPADYLPALQRELVAVISKYVKISDEDIRVSLERQDDLEVLEVKIEIPQA, from the coding sequence ATGTCGTTTCTTTCGTTTTTTCTCGGCGAGAAGAAGAAGTCCGCCTCGGTAGCGAAGGAACGCCTGCAGCTCATCATTGCTCACGAGCGCGCAGGCGGCCATCCGCCCGCCGACTATCTGCCGGCCCTGCAACGCGAACTGGTCGCGGTGATCTCCAAGTACGTGAAGATCTCCGATGAAGACATTCGCGTGAGCCTCGAACGTCAGGACGATCTCGAAGTGCTCGAGGTCAAGATCGAGATTCCGCAGGCTTGA
- the minC gene encoding septum site-determining protein MinC — MSPRKSPYFELKSGSVDTLLFVVKTTELDAMRAELTRRFEATPEFFANDTVAIDVRRLADGEQVALGDIARLLESVRMRPVGVVAQPEQHGWAAAAGLPFLEARDRRGAGTKPASDEAAGDGEASNASATASAIASATVSAAPQTTAAQPELFSTDANPAAAQASAAATVSAAATLDAGASGARAEPTLVIDRPLRSGQRIYAKGDVVVLGLVSNGAEVIAEGNIHIYAPLRGRALAGVHGNHDARIFCTSLEAELISIAGIYRTTEVPLADDVRGKPAQIRLEEEKLLIEPLRLT; from the coding sequence ATGTCGCCCAGGAAATCGCCATATTTTGAACTGAAGAGCGGTTCAGTCGATACGCTTCTGTTCGTGGTCAAGACGACCGAGCTCGACGCAATGCGCGCCGAACTCACGCGGCGCTTCGAGGCGACGCCCGAATTCTTCGCCAACGACACCGTCGCGATCGACGTGCGGCGTCTCGCCGACGGCGAGCAGGTCGCGCTTGGCGACATCGCCCGTCTGCTCGAAAGCGTGCGCATGCGCCCGGTAGGCGTGGTTGCACAGCCTGAACAACACGGCTGGGCCGCTGCGGCAGGCCTGCCGTTCCTCGAGGCGCGCGACCGTCGTGGCGCGGGCACGAAGCCGGCCTCCGACGAAGCGGCGGGCGACGGCGAGGCATCGAATGCATCTGCCACCGCTTCTGCAATCGCTTCTGCCACCGTTTCGGCCGCACCGCAAACCACCGCTGCACAGCCCGAACTCTTTTCCACCGACGCGAACCCGGCCGCCGCCCAGGCGAGCGCGGCGGCAACCGTGAGCGCCGCAGCGACGCTCGACGCTGGCGCGTCTGGCGCGCGCGCGGAACCCACGCTCGTGATCGACCGGCCGCTGCGTTCGGGCCAGCGCATCTACGCGAAGGGTGACGTGGTCGTGCTCGGCCTCGTTTCCAACGGCGCGGAAGTGATCGCCGAGGGCAACATCCATATTTACGCGCCGTTGCGCGGCCGTGCGCTTGCGGGCGTCCACGGCAACCACGACGCACGCATTTTCTGCACGAGTCTCGAGGCGGAACTGATTTCGATTGCGGGCATCTACCGTACCACTGAAGTTCCACTCGCCGACGACGTGCGGGGCAAGCCGGCTCAAATCCGGCTCGAGGAAGAAAAGCTGTTGATCGAACCGTTGAGGCTCACCTGA
- a CDS encoding MFS transporter, protein MSTSPISPARADQATAAKQQSTARVIFASFIGTAIEFYDFYVYATAAALVIGPVFFPHGSATAQALSAFVTFGIAFVARPIGSFIFGHFGDRIGRKSTLVASLLVMGLSTTLIGFLPGYDAIGSLAPILLCILRFGQGIGLGGEWGGAALLATEYAPQGKRGWFGMFPQLGPSVGFLASNGLFFGLASTLSDQQFRDWGWRVPFIVSAVLVALGLYVRLKIAETPAFKAAVERDERVKVPVATLLSQYWWPTLLGALAMVVCYTLFYNATVFSLSHGVTALHIPRPTFLGMLCIAVVFMGIATPISAWLSDRFGRKPVLIVGCILAILSGFTMEPLLGSGATPFVLLFLVIQLFLMGATFAPMGALLPELFPTNVRYTGAGVAYNLGGILGASVAPYIAQVLAARGGLSWVGAYVSIAACVSLFGVLCMRETRHTSLS, encoded by the coding sequence ATGTCCACCTCCCCCATTTCGCCCGCGCGCGCCGATCAGGCTACCGCAGCGAAGCAGCAAAGCACCGCACGCGTGATCTTTGCGAGCTTTATCGGCACCGCAATCGAGTTCTACGACTTCTATGTGTACGCAACGGCCGCCGCGCTCGTGATCGGTCCCGTGTTCTTCCCGCACGGCTCGGCCACGGCGCAGGCGCTCTCGGCGTTCGTCACCTTCGGCATTGCGTTCGTCGCGCGGCCGATCGGCTCGTTCATCTTCGGCCACTTCGGCGACCGTATCGGCCGTAAATCGACGCTGGTGGCGTCGCTGCTCGTCATGGGGCTGTCCACCACGCTGATCGGCTTCCTGCCCGGCTATGACGCGATTGGCAGCCTCGCGCCGATCCTGCTGTGCATCCTGCGCTTTGGTCAGGGCATCGGCCTCGGCGGCGAATGGGGCGGCGCCGCGCTCCTCGCGACGGAATACGCGCCGCAAGGCAAACGCGGCTGGTTCGGCATGTTCCCGCAGCTCGGGCCTTCGGTGGGGTTCCTCGCCTCGAATGGCCTTTTCTTCGGCCTCGCTTCGACGCTCTCCGACCAGCAGTTCCGCGACTGGGGCTGGCGCGTGCCGTTCATCGTCTCGGCGGTGCTCGTCGCGCTCGGTCTGTACGTGCGCCTGAAGATCGCTGAAACGCCCGCCTTCAAGGCCGCTGTCGAGCGCGACGAACGCGTCAAGGTGCCGGTCGCGACGCTGCTCTCGCAGTACTGGTGGCCGACGCTGCTCGGCGCGCTCGCCATGGTCGTGTGCTACACGCTCTTCTACAACGCGACGGTATTCTCGCTCTCGCACGGCGTGACGGCGCTGCACATTCCGCGCCCGACCTTCCTCGGCATGCTGTGCATCGCCGTGGTGTTCATGGGTATCGCCACCCCGATCTCGGCCTGGCTTTCCGATCGCTTCGGCCGCAAGCCGGTGCTCATCGTCGGCTGCATTCTGGCGATTCTCTCGGGCTTCACGATGGAGCCGCTGCTCGGCAGCGGCGCGACGCCGTTCGTGCTGCTCTTCCTCGTGATCCAGCTGTTCCTGATGGGCGCCACGTTCGCACCGATGGGCGCGTTGCTGCCCGAGTTGTTCCCGACGAACGTGCGCTACACGGGCGCGGGCGTCGCGTACAACCTGGGCGGCATTCTCGGCGCTTCGGTCGCGCCGTATATCGCACAGGTGCTGGCCGCGCGCGGCGGTCTCTCGTGGGTCGGCGCGTATGTGTCGATCGCCGCCTGCGTGAGCCTGTTCGGTGTCCTGTGCATGCGTGAGACGCGCCACACATCGCTCTCGTAA
- a CDS encoding replication-associated recombination protein A yields the protein MFEETRANVPLAERLRPRSIDEVIGQKHLLGPNKPLRVAFESGEAHSMILWGPPGVGKTTLARLMADAFHAEFIALSAVLSGVKDIREAVEQAQLHRARGHQTLVFVDEVHRFNKSQQDAFLPHVESGLFVFIGATTENPSFEVNSALLSRAAVYVLKSLDEEEQGELLARASEELGGLTFTDEAKKALIGSADGDGRKLLNNLEIVARAAAQQKKTEIDGELLGSALAENLRRFDKGGDAFYDQISALHKSVRGSNPDGALYWFCRMLDGGADPRYLARRIVRMAWEDIGLADPRAGRITLDAAETYERLGSPEGELALAQAVIYLAVAPKSNAGYNAYNEARRFVSKDQSRAVPIHLRNAPTKLMKELGYGHEYRYAHDEPDAYAAGETYLPDGMREPRWYQPTPRGLEGKIGEKLARLADLDAQWRDEHRDEIRERKRKG from the coding sequence ATGTTTGAAGAAACCCGTGCCAACGTCCCCCTCGCCGAACGGCTGCGCCCGCGCTCCATCGACGAGGTCATCGGCCAGAAGCATCTGCTCGGGCCCAACAAGCCGCTGCGCGTCGCGTTCGAGTCCGGCGAAGCGCATTCGATGATCCTCTGGGGGCCGCCGGGCGTGGGCAAGACCACGCTCGCGCGGCTCATGGCCGATGCCTTCCACGCCGAATTCATCGCGCTCTCCGCCGTTCTTTCGGGCGTGAAGGACATCCGCGAGGCCGTGGAGCAGGCGCAACTGCATCGCGCTCGCGGGCACCAGACGCTCGTGTTCGTCGACGAGGTCCATCGCTTCAACAAGAGCCAGCAGGACGCCTTCCTGCCGCACGTGGAGTCGGGCCTCTTTGTGTTCATCGGCGCGACGACGGAAAACCCGTCGTTCGAGGTGAACAGCGCGTTGCTCTCGCGTGCGGCCGTGTACGTGCTCAAGAGCCTCGACGAGGAGGAGCAGGGCGAACTGCTTGCGCGCGCGAGCGAGGAGCTGGGCGGCCTGACCTTCACCGACGAAGCGAAAAAGGCGCTGATCGGTTCCGCTGACGGCGACGGGCGCAAGCTCCTGAACAACCTCGAAATCGTCGCGCGCGCGGCCGCTCAGCAAAAGAAGACCGAAATCGACGGCGAACTGCTCGGCAGCGCGCTTGCCGAAAACCTCCGCCGCTTCGACAAGGGGGGCGATGCGTTCTACGACCAGATCAGCGCGCTGCACAAGTCGGTCCGTGGCAGCAACCCGGACGGCGCGCTCTACTGGTTCTGCCGCATGCTCGACGGCGGCGCCGATCCGCGTTATCTCGCGCGGCGCATCGTGCGCATGGCGTGGGAGGATATCGGTCTCGCCGACCCGCGCGCCGGGCGCATCACGCTCGACGCGGCCGAGACCTACGAACGTCTGGGCTCGCCCGAAGGCGAACTCGCACTCGCGCAGGCGGTGATCTATCTGGCCGTCGCGCCGAAGTCGAACGCGGGCTATAACGCCTATAACGAGGCGCGGCGCTTCGTGAGCAAGGACCAGTCGCGCGCGGTGCCGATCCACCTGCGCAACGCGCCGACCAAGCTCATGAAGGAGCTTGGCTACGGCCACGAATACCGCTACGCGCACGACGAGCCCGACGCCTACGCGGCCGGCGAGACCTATTTGCCCGACGGCATGCGCGAGCCGCGCTGGTATCAGCCCACGCCGCGCGGGCTCGAAGGCAAGATCGGCGAAAAGCTCGCGCGCCTCGCCGACCTCGACGCGCAATGGCGCGACGAGCATCGGGACGAAATCCGCGAAAGGAAGCGCAAAGGCTGA
- a CDS encoding YXWGXW repeat-containing protein, translating to MNNSIRLFIAKAAIVAAGTCAVAAPAFAEIVVVEPSAPPPVERVEVVPAPRAGYVWDKGHWRWDHGQYVWVRGHWQAERVGYHWVPGHWIAHGPNWRWVEGHWAV from the coding sequence ATGAACAACTCCATTCGCCTCTTCATCGCCAAGGCCGCGATCGTCGCTGCCGGCACTTGCGCTGTCGCGGCTCCCGCGTTCGCCGAAATCGTCGTGGTCGAGCCGAGCGCGCCGCCGCCTGTCGAACGCGTGGAAGTCGTACCGGCGCCGCGTGCGGGCTATGTATGGGACAAGGGCCACTGGCGCTGGGACCACGGCCAGTACGTGTGGGTGCGGGGCCACTGGCAGGCGGAGCGTGTCGGCTATCACTGGGTGCCGGGCCACTGGATCGCGCACGGCCCGAACTGGCGCTGGGTCGAAGGCCACTGGGCGGTCTGA
- the minD gene encoding septum site-determining protein MinD: MAKIIVVTSGKGGVGKTTTSASFASGLALRGHKTAVIDFDVGLRNLDLIMGCERRVVYDLINVIQGEANLNQALIKDKKCENLFILPASQTRDKDALTKEGVEKVIEDLRKMDFEYIVCDSPAGIESGALLAMHFADEALIVTNPEVSSVRDSDRILGMLSSKTKRAIEGKDPIKEHLLITRYNPKRVSEGEMLSLNDIQEILRIELIGVVPESEAVLHASNQGLPAVHLDGTDVAESYKDVVSRFLGEDKSLRFTDYQKPGLLQRLFGSK; this comes from the coding sequence ATGGCAAAAATCATTGTGGTGACTTCGGGCAAAGGTGGTGTCGGCAAGACGACCACGAGCGCGAGTTTCGCATCGGGCCTCGCGTTGCGCGGCCACAAGACCGCGGTCATCGACTTCGACGTGGGCCTGCGCAATCTCGACCTCATCATGGGTTGCGAGCGCCGCGTCGTCTATGACCTGATCAACGTGATCCAGGGTGAGGCGAACCTCAATCAGGCGCTCATCAAGGACAAGAAGTGCGAAAACCTCTTCATCCTGCCGGCCTCGCAAACGCGCGATAAAGACGCGCTCACGAAGGAAGGCGTGGAAAAGGTGATCGAGGACCTGCGCAAGATGGATTTCGAGTACATCGTGTGCGATTCGCCGGCCGGCATCGAGTCGGGCGCGCTGCTCGCGATGCACTTCGCCGACGAAGCGCTCATCGTGACGAACCCGGAAGTGTCTTCCGTGCGCGACTCGGACCGTATTCTCGGCATGCTTTCGTCGAAGACGAAGCGCGCGATCGAAGGCAAGGACCCGATCAAGGAACACCTGCTCATCACCCGCTACAACCCGAAGCGCGTGAGCGAAGGCGAAATGCTCTCGCTGAACGACATTCAGGAGATCCTGCGCATCGAACTGATCGGTGTGGTGCCCGAATCGGAAGCGGTGCTGCACGCATCGAACCAGGGTCTGCCGGCAGTGCATCTGGATGGCACCGACGTCGCCGAGTCGTACAAGGACGTCGTGTCGCGCTTTCTCGGCGAGGACAAGTCGCTTCGCTTCACCGATTACCAGAAGCCAGGCCTCTTGCAGCGCCTCTTCGGTAGCAAGTAA
- a CDS encoding GNAT family N-acetyltransferase codes for MSPSLTVRRIAADQGAVLRELRTASLRDAPYAFGDTLEDALSADAAVFDAAAARHAVSHTGTSFILYTEGHPAGLIGASFESAPARRAFVSALWVAPAVRHLSGGELLLNSAIEWLVSEGATQVYAWVTDANTTAMRFYERLGFVATGDHARSQQQPEQWETLLMRALGEHAKSASSPAS; via the coding sequence ATGAGTCCGTCACTGACCGTTCGCCGTATCGCCGCCGATCAGGGTGCCGTGCTCCGCGAGCTTCGAACAGCTTCGCTGCGCGACGCGCCTTATGCATTCGGCGACACGCTCGAAGACGCGCTATCGGCCGATGCCGCCGTTTTCGACGCCGCGGCGGCCCGCCATGCGGTTTCGCACACGGGCACGTCGTTCATTCTCTATACCGAGGGCCATCCGGCCGGCCTGATCGGCGCGAGCTTCGAAAGCGCGCCGGCGCGCCGCGCGTTCGTTTCGGCACTGTGGGTTGCGCCTGCGGTGCGTCATCTGAGCGGCGGCGAGCTGCTTCTGAACAGCGCCATCGAATGGCTCGTGAGCGAAGGCGCCACGCAGGTCTACGCCTGGGTCACCGACGCGAACACCACGGCCATGCGTTTCTACGAGCGCCTCGGCTTCGTTGCCACCGGCGATCACGCGCGCAGCCAGCAACAGCCTGAACAGTGGGAAACGCTGCTCATGCGTGCGCTCGGCGAGCACGCGAAGTCCGCTTCTTCACCCGCTTCTTGA
- a CDS encoding TonB family protein yields MLICVQWSCGSSAPRAFLARRLGLVLLLAILGCLGACTITLPPKPLLAIPPAAINSATLDDYRTTVAKHIVEHNPSFVLHGAPQAMLRSLVVVSFTVNRNGQIVKSSVYRTNGDNEAEATALATLRRAAPLPPPPGGLLNSAGQLEMFEDWLFNDNGKFQLRTLASPQAQNFQ; encoded by the coding sequence ATGCTCATCTGCGTCCAGTGGTCATGCGGTTCGTCCGCACCTCGCGCCTTCCTCGCACGGCGCCTCGGTCTGGTTTTGCTGCTCGCGATTCTCGGGTGCCTCGGCGCCTGCACGATCACGCTGCCGCCCAAACCGCTCCTCGCCATTCCTCCCGCGGCGATCAATAGCGCCACACTCGACGACTACCGCACCACGGTCGCGAAACACATCGTCGAGCACAACCCGTCCTTCGTTCTGCATGGCGCGCCGCAGGCCATGCTGCGCTCGCTCGTGGTCGTGTCGTTCACGGTCAATCGCAATGGCCAGATCGTGAAGTCATCGGTTTATCGAACCAACGGCGACAACGAAGCCGAGGCCACCGCGCTCGCAACACTGCGCCGCGCCGCGCCGCTGCCGCCTCCGCCCGGCGGCCTGCTCAATTCCGCAGGCCAGCTCGAGATGTTCGAGGACTGGCTCTTCAACGACAACGGCAAGTTCCAGTTGCGCACGCTCGCTTCGCCGCAGGCGCAGAACTTCCAGTGA
- the serS gene encoding serine--tRNA ligase yields the protein MLDIQLLRKDLDGVAKRLADRGYTLDVAAFSALEAERRAIQTRTEELQARRNSLSKQIGAMKGRGEDTSAVMAEVGGIGDEMKTSAAKLDEIQSKLSDLLLGVPNLPHESVPAGKDEADNVEVRRWGTPRAFDFEAKDHVDVGTPLGLDFETGAKLSGARFTMLRGQIARLHRALAQFMIDTHTQEHGYTETYTPYIVNPEILYGTGQLPKFADDMFRVEKGGGENTVTQYLISTSEISLTNTVRESIVEGSALPIKLTAHSPCFRSEAGSYGRDTRGMIRQHQFDKVEMVQIVAPETSYDALEQMVVHAETILQKLGLPYRVITLCTGDMGFSASKTFDLEVWLPAQNTYREISSCSNTEAFQARRMQARYRNAQGKPELVHTLNGSGLAVGRTLVAVLENYQEADGSVTVPEVLRPYMGGVARLAVSA from the coding sequence ATGCTCGACATCCAGCTGCTGCGCAAAGACCTCGACGGCGTCGCGAAACGCCTCGCCGACCGCGGCTACACCCTCGACGTCGCGGCCTTCTCCGCGCTCGAAGCGGAACGCCGCGCCATCCAGACCCGCACCGAAGAGCTTCAGGCACGCCGCAACAGCCTGTCGAAGCAGATCGGCGCGATGAAAGGCCGCGGCGAGGACACCTCGGCGGTCATGGCCGAAGTGGGCGGCATTGGCGACGAGATGAAGACGTCGGCCGCCAAGCTCGACGAGATCCAGTCGAAGCTCTCGGACCTGCTGCTCGGCGTGCCGAACCTGCCGCACGAGAGCGTACCCGCGGGCAAGGACGAAGCCGACAACGTGGAAGTGCGCCGCTGGGGCACGCCGCGCGCGTTCGACTTCGAGGCAAAGGATCACGTTGATGTCGGCACGCCGTTGGGTCTCGACTTCGAGACGGGCGCGAAGCTCTCGGGCGCACGCTTCACGATGCTGCGTGGCCAGATCGCGCGCCTGCATCGCGCGCTCGCGCAGTTCATGATCGACACGCACACGCAGGAGCACGGCTACACGGAAACGTACACGCCGTACATCGTCAACCCGGAAATCCTGTACGGCACTGGCCAGCTGCCCAAGTTCGCCGACGACATGTTCCGCGTGGAAAAGGGCGGCGGCGAGAACACGGTCACGCAGTACCTCATTTCGACCTCGGAAATCTCGCTCACGAACACGGTGCGCGAGAGCATCGTGGAAGGCAGCGCGCTGCCGATCAAGCTCACGGCGCACTCGCCGTGCTTCCGCTCGGAAGCCGGTTCGTATGGCCGCGACACGCGCGGCATGATCCGTCAGCACCAGTTTGACAAGGTCGAAATGGTGCAGATCGTTGCGCCCGAAACGTCGTACGACGCGCTCGAGCAGATGGTCGTCCACGCGGAAACCATCCTGCAGAAGCTCGGCCTGCCGTATCGCGTCATCACGCTGTGCACGGGCGATATGGGCTTCTCGGCTTCCAAGACCTTTGACCTCGAAGTGTGGCTGCCGGCGCAGAACACGTATCGCGAAATTTCGAGCTGTTCGAATACGGAAGCCTTCCAGGCGCGCCGGATGCAAGCGCGCTACCGCAACGCGCAGGGCAAGCCGGAACTCGTGCATACGCTCAACGGCTCGGGCCTCGCCGTGGGCCGCACGCTCGTAGCTGTGCTGGAGAACTATCAGGAAGCGGACGGCTCGGTCACCGTGCCGGAAGTGCTGCGGCCGTATATGGGCGGCGTGGCGCGGCTTGCAGTGAGCGCCTGA